In Osmia lignaria lignaria isolate PbOS001 chromosome 5, iyOsmLign1, whole genome shotgun sequence, a single genomic region encodes these proteins:
- the betaCOP gene encoding coatomer subunit beta, with protein sequence MSTVAEQPCYTLINIPTDTEPLNELQLKQDLEKGDVQTKIEALKKTIHMILSGERLPGLLMTIIRYVLPLQDHTIKKLLLIFWEIVPKTSPDGKLLQEMILVCDAYRKDLQHPNEFVRGSTLRFLCKLKEPELLEPLMPAIIACLEHRHSYVRRNAVLAIFTIYRNFEFLIPDAPELIAKYLEGEQDMSCRRNAFLMLLHADQSRALAYLAACLDQVPCFGDILQLVIVELIYKVCLANPSERARFIRCIYSLLNSPSAAVRYEAAGTLVTLSSAPTAIKAAASCYIELVVKESDNNVKLIVLDRLIAMKESPVYERVLQDLVMDVLRVLGSPALEVRTKTLALAMDLVTTRTIEEMVQLLKKEVLRTAGGEHEDAGRYRQLLVRTLHACSIKFSDVAATVIPVLTDFLSENNEAAATDVLVFVREAIQRFENLRPLIVEKLLEVFPHIKSVKVHRAALWILGEYATSKEDIEAVMNRIRAALGELPLLEAENKRQAGEKSSEDGNAQAAPTQLVTSDGTYATQSAFSAASARKKEEKRPALVQYMMEGDFFIGASLATTLAKLALRYKSLENDKQKSNRMQAEAMLVMSSVLQLGRSGLPTKAMTHDDAERISLCLRSLACPVPLVQTVFTEGCREALGRMLAAKAEEDSQNQKAKEKPGSIVQVDDAIQFLQLSRGSDLAGGAGDVFEQSLSAAVAGRPGAGGDAPAPSALSKVTQLTGFSDPVYAEALVHVNQYDIVLDVLIVNQTEDTLQNCTLELATMGDLKLVERPQPIVLAPRDFASIKANVKVASTENGIIFGNIVYDVSGAGSDRSVVVLNDIHIDIMDYIVPATCTDAEFRQMWAEFEWENKVSVNTTLSDLREYLAHLLKSTNMRCLTPEKALSGQCGFMAANMYAKSIFGEDALANMSIEKPLNKPDAPVVGHIRIRAKSQGMALSLGDKINSTQKGPQSKVVQAA encoded by the exons ATGAGCACCGTTGCTGAACAACCTTGTTACACTTTGATAAACATTCCGACCGATACGGAGCCATTGAACGAGCTCCAACTGAAACAGGATCTCGAAAAAGGCGATGTTCAAACGAAAATCGAAGCCCTTAAGAAAACTATTCACATGATTTTGAGCGGTGAACGCCTACCTGGTCTGCTAATGACCATCATCAGATATGTTCTTCCACTACAGGATCACACGATAAAGAAGCTTCTATTGATATTCTGGGAGATTGTTCCTAAAACATCTCCCGATGGCAAACTGCTTCAAGAAATGATTTTAGTATGCGATGCGTATAGAAAAGATTTACAGCATCCGAATGAATTTGTCAGAGGTTCTACTTTGAG ATTTTTGTGCAAATTGAAGGAACCAGAGCTTTTAGAACCACTGATGCCTGCAATAATTGCATGCTTGGAGCATAGACATTCTTATGTGAGACGTAATGCAGTTCTAgctatttttacaatttacagAAACTTTGAATTTCTCATACCAGATGCACCCGAGTTGATAGCAAAGTATTTGGAAGGCGAGCAAGATATGTCTTGTAGAAGGAATGCATTCTTGATGTTGCTTCACGCTGACCAGAGCAGGGCACTGGCTTATTTAGCTGCTTGTTTGGATCAAGTGCCCTGCTTCGGTGATATACTGCAGTTGGTTATCGTTGAGTTAATTTACAAG GTTTGTCTCGCAAATCCATCAGAAAGGGCCAGATTCATTAGATGTATTTACAGCTTGTTGAATTCACCGAGTGCTGCTGTGCGCTACGAAGCAGCTGGCACTTTGGTGACACTTTCGAGTGCTCCCACAGCAATCAAAGCTGCAGCCTCGTGTTACATCGAATTGGTTGTTAAAGAAAGCGACAATAACGTGAAACTGATCGTTCTCGATCGTCTGATTGCAATGAAAGAGAGTCCCGTTTATGAAAGAGTCCTTCAAGATTTGGTTATGGATGTGCTTAGAGTTCTAG GTTCACCAGCATTGGAAGTCAGAACAAAAACGTTGGCTCTAGCGATGGATTTGGTAACCACACGCACGATTGAAGAAATGGTCCAACTTTTAAAGAAAGAGGTGCTCAGAACAGCTGGCGGAGAACACGAAGATGCTGGAAGATATCGACAGCTTCTCGTGCGAACGTTGCACGCTTGTTCCATCAAATTCTCAGACGTCGCGGCAACAGTGATCCCTGTGCTGACTGATTTTCTATCGGAGAACAACGAGGCTGCGGCTACCGATGTTTTAGTGTTCGTTCGCGAAGCTATTCAACGATTTGAAAATCTCAGGCCCCTTATTGTCGAGAAACTTCTTGAA GTGTTTCCACATATAAAATCAGTCAAGGTACACAGAGCAGCACTGTGGATCCTCGGTGAATATGCAACATCAAAAGAAGACATAGAGGCTGTGATGAACCGAATACGCGCCGCCTTGGGCGAACTGCCGCTGCTCGAAGCAGAGAATAAACGTCAGGCTGGCGAGAAATCGTCGGAGGATGGGAATGCACAAGCTGCACCAACGCAACTGGTCACCTCCGACGGGACATACGCTACTCAGAGTGCTTTCAGTGCAGCGTCTGCTC GTAAGAAGGAAGAGAAGCGTCCAGCATTGGTTCAATACATGATGGAGGGCGACTTCTTCATCGGTGCTTCTTTAGCCACGACTTTGGCCAAGCTGGCCCTTCGTTACAAAAGTCTCGAGAACGACAAGCAGAAGAGCAACCGTATGCAAGCGGAAGCGATGCTGGTCATGTCCAGCGTGTTGCAGCTGGGTCGTTCGGGTCTGCCTACGAAAGCGATGACCCACGACGACGCCGAGCGAATATCTCTGTGTCTGAGGTCGTTGGCTTGCCCGGTGCCACTCGTGCAGACGGTGTTCACCGAGGGTTGCCGCGAGGCTCTAGGCAGAATGCTGGCGGCGAAGGCCGAGGAGGATTCGCAGAATCAGAAGGCGAAGGAAAAGCCAGGCAGCATCGTCCAAGTGGACGACGCGATACAGTTCCTACAATTGAGCCGCGGGTCAGACTTGGCCGGTGGGGCTGGCGACGTGTTCGAACAGAGTTTGAGCGCTGCCGTTGCCGGAAGACCCGGCGCCGGTGGAGACGCGCCAGCTCCCAGCGCGTTGAGCAAAGTCACCCAACTGACTGGCTTCTCGGACCCCGTGTACGCGGAGGCCCTCGTTCACGTTAACCAATACGACATCGTGCTCGACGTGCTCATCGTTAATCAAACCGAGGATACTCTACAAAACTGCACTCTAGAGCTTGCGACTATGGGCGATTTGAAGCTTGTAGAGAGGCCACAGCCCATCGTATTAGCGCCACGAGACTTTGCCAGCATCAAGGCTAATGTTAAAGTAGCATCTACAGAAAATGGAATAATATTTGGAAACATAG TTTATGATGTATCCGGCGCGGGTTCCGATAGAAGCGTAGTCGTCTTGAACGATATACATATCGACATAATGGATTACATAGTGCCAGCAACGTGTACCGATGCCGAGTTCAGGCAAATGTGGGCAGAATTCGAATGGGAGAACAAGGTGTCTGTAAACACGACACTGTCAGACTTGAGAGAGTATCTTGCTCATCTCTTGAAGTCTACCAATATGCGTTGTCTTACTCCGGAAAAG GCACTTTCTGGACAGTGCGGTTTCATGGCGGCGAATATGTACGCAAAATCTATATTCGGAGAGGACGCACTGGCCAACATGTCTATCGAGAAACCATTGAATAAACCGGACGCGCCGGTGGTCGGTCATATACGTATCAGAGCGAAGAGCCAAGGGATGGCGTTATCGTTAGGGGATAAAATTAATTCCACGCAGAAAGGACCACAGAGCAAAGTTGTGCAAGCCGCTTAA
- the LOC117607936 gene encoding uncharacterized protein LOC117607936: protein MHRVQRAIRAAFLAATLIAFVRLSVADSRLSLQCKNIARDVIMNSCKGPRIKRANPRFDLEMMDDEMGKLEPTEASQDTAPSVQQQKRQFFPESVPSISGLFGGMGLPVTNIATNTFHKTEVSVPGIGYAENQDTTMVEESFVPEFPISYRPSGSYPVIRSSNPDKLLGFDLSSEELEELFYEVGDRMPRNSKDLKKKIFQTVATKCCPNPKLCYDNPSLIPCMGY from the exons ATGCATCGTGTGCAACGAGCGATACGGGCCGcgtttctcgccgcgacttTGATCGCGTTCGTACGGTTATCTGTAGCGGATTCCAGGCTGTCCTTGCAGTGCAAGAACATCGCTAGAGACGTGATTATGAACAGTTGCAAGGGACCGAGGATCAAACGAGCCAACCCTAGGTTCGATCTGGAAATGATGGATGATGAGATGGGCAAGCTAGAGCCTACAG AAGCATCGCAAGACACGGCGCCAAGCGTCCAACAACAGAAACGACAATTTTTCCCGGAGTCGGTTCCCTCTATTTCTGGATTGTTCGGTGGTATGGGACTTCCGGTGACGAACATTGCCACCAACACGTTTCACAAAACGGAAGTCAGCGTTCCAGGAATTGGATACGCGGAGAATCAGGATACCACGATGGTGGAAGAGAGCTTCGTTCCTGAATTTCCTATTTCGTATCGACCTTCGGGATCCTATCCCGTGATAAGGTCCAGT AATCCAGACAAACTTCTTGGTTTCGATTTAAGTTCGGAAGAACTTGAGGAACTTTTCTACGAGGTCGGCGATAGGATGCCGAGGAATTCAAAGGATCTGAagaaaaagatttttcaaaCAGTCGCTACTAAATGTTGCCCGAATCCGAAATTATGTTACGATAATCCGAGTTTAATCCCGTGCATGGGATATTAA